One region of Vibrio pelagius genomic DNA includes:
- the atpG gene encoding F0F1 ATP synthase subunit gamma produces the protein MAGAKEIRNKIGSVKSTQKITKAMEMVAASKMRRSQDAMEATRPYAETMRKVIGHLANGSLEYKHPYLEEREAKRVGYIIVSTDRGLCGGLNINLFKKAMLDMKDWSEKGADVELAIIGSKATAFFNNSGAKVAAQVSGLGDSPSLEDLIGSVSVMLKKYDEGELDRLFVVFNKFENTMVQEPTIDQLLPLPKSDSEDMQRDHAWDYIYEPEPKPLLDALLVRYVESQVYQGVVENLACEQAARMIAMKAATDNASDLIDDLELVYNKARQAAITQELSEIVSGASAV, from the coding sequence ATGGCCGGCGCAAAAGAGATACGTAATAAAATCGGTAGTGTTAAAAGCACACAGAAGATTACGAAAGCAATGGAAATGGTAGCAGCTTCAAAAATGCGTCGTTCTCAAGACGCAATGGAAGCTACTCGTCCATATGCAGAAACAATGCGTAAAGTGATCGGTCATTTGGCTAACGGTAGCCTTGAGTATAAGCATCCTTATCTTGAGGAACGTGAAGCCAAACGTGTTGGTTACATCATCGTTTCTACAGACCGCGGTCTATGTGGCGGCTTGAACATTAACTTGTTCAAGAAAGCTATGTTAGACATGAAAGACTGGTCTGAGAAAGGTGCTGACGTTGAACTGGCAATTATCGGTTCAAAAGCAACAGCATTTTTCAACAACAGCGGCGCGAAAGTGGCGGCTCAAGTTTCTGGCCTAGGCGATAGCCCAAGCCTTGAAGACTTGATCGGTTCTGTAAGCGTAATGCTGAAGAAATATGATGAAGGTGAATTGGATCGCCTGTTCGTAGTGTTCAACAAGTTTGAAAACACTATGGTACAAGAACCAACGATCGATCAATTACTTCCTTTGCCTAAATCGGATAGCGAAGACATGCAGCGCGATCATGCTTGGGACTACATTTATGAGCCTGAGCCAAAACCACTACTAGATGCACTATTGGTTCGTTACGTCGAATCTCAAGTGTACCAAGGTGTGGTAGAGAACCTTGCTTGTGAGCAAGCGGCTCGAATGATTGCAATGAAAGCTGCAACAGACAACGCTAGCGACCTAATTGATGACTTAGAACTTGTGTACAACAAAGCCCGTCAAGCGGCAATCACACAAGAACTTTCTGAGATCGTTTCAGGCGCATCAGCGGTTTAA
- the atpH gene encoding F0F1 ATP synthase subunit delta, with amino-acid sequence MSDLTTIARPYAKAAFDFAVEKGELDQWGQMLTFAAEVAKNDDIVSLLNSSTTASKLAEIFIVICGEQFDAHGQNFIKVMAENGRLKALPDVCHEFFALKKEHEKEIDVEVTSAVELSKEQLADISSKLEQRLERKVQLNCSIDETLLSGVIIRAGDLVIDNSARGRLDRLSDALQS; translated from the coding sequence ATGTCTGATTTGACTACAATCGCACGCCCCTATGCTAAAGCAGCCTTTGACTTTGCGGTTGAGAAAGGTGAGCTAGACCAATGGGGTCAAATGCTTACTTTCGCAGCCGAGGTCGCAAAAAACGATGATATTGTTAGCCTACTGAACAGTTCAACAACTGCCAGCAAGCTAGCTGAAATTTTCATTGTAATCTGCGGCGAACAATTTGATGCACATGGCCAAAACTTTATCAAAGTGATGGCAGAGAATGGCCGACTTAAGGCTCTTCCTGATGTATGTCACGAGTTCTTCGCTCTGAAAAAAGAGCACGAGAAAGAGATCGACGTTGAAGTAACTTCAGCAGTAGAACTTTCTAAAGAACAACTGGCAGATATCAGCAGCAAATTGGAACAGCGCCTAGAGCGCAAAGTTCAGCTGAATTGCAGTATAGATGAGACTCTACTTAGTGGAGTTATTATTCGAGCCGGAGACCTAGTCATCGATAACTCAGCTCGTGGTCGTCTAGACCGCCTGAGCGATGCATTGCAGTCTTAA
- the atpA gene encoding F0F1 ATP synthase subunit alpha, with the protein MQLNSTEISDLIKQRIESFDVVSEARNEGTIVSVSDGILSIHGLTDVMQGEMIELPGGRYALALNLNRDSVGAVVMGPYADLQEGMKVTGTGRILEVPVGPELLGRVVNTLGEPIDGKGPIEAKLTSPVEVIAPGVIDRKSVDQPVQTGYKSVDSMIPIGRGQRELVIGDRQTGKTAMAIDAIINQKDSGIFSIYVAIGQKASTIANVVRKLEEHGALENTIVVVASASESAALQYLAPYAGCAMGEYFRDRGEDALIVYDDLSKQAVAYRQISLLLKRPPGREAFPGDVFYLHSRLLERAARVSEEYVEKFTNGEVKGKTGSLTALPIIETQAGDVSAFVPTNVISITDGQIFLQTELFNAGVRPAVDPGISVSRVGGSAQTKIIKKLSGGIRTALAQYRELAAFAQFSSDLDEATKKQLDHGQKVTELMKQKQYAPMSVFDQALVIFAAERGYLQDVELSKLLDFEAALLSYARSHYADLATQIDKTGVYNNDIEAELKKLADDFKATQTW; encoded by the coding sequence ATGCAACTTAATTCCACGGAAATTAGCGATCTAATTAAACAACGTATCGAATCTTTCGACGTTGTTAGTGAAGCTCGCAACGAGGGTACTATCGTATCGGTAAGCGATGGTATTCTTAGCATTCACGGCCTAACGGACGTGATGCAAGGTGAAATGATTGAACTACCGGGTGGCCGCTACGCACTAGCACTTAACTTGAACCGTGATTCGGTTGGTGCTGTTGTAATGGGCCCATATGCTGACCTTCAGGAAGGCATGAAAGTTACAGGTACTGGCCGCATTCTTGAAGTGCCAGTAGGTCCAGAACTACTTGGTCGTGTTGTAAACACACTAGGTGAGCCAATTGATGGTAAAGGTCCTATCGAAGCGAAACTGACTTCGCCTGTAGAAGTAATTGCACCAGGTGTAATCGACCGTAAATCGGTAGACCAACCTGTACAAACTGGTTACAAGTCTGTTGACTCAATGATCCCAATCGGTCGTGGTCAGCGTGAGCTAGTAATCGGTGACCGTCAGACTGGTAAAACAGCGATGGCGATCGATGCGATTATCAACCAAAAAGATTCTGGTATTTTCTCTATCTACGTAGCAATCGGTCAGAAAGCATCGACTATCGCTAACGTAGTTCGCAAACTAGAAGAGCACGGCGCGCTAGAAAACACTATCGTTGTTGTTGCATCTGCTTCTGAATCTGCAGCGCTACAATACCTAGCGCCATACGCAGGTTGTGCGATGGGTGAGTACTTCCGTGATCGCGGCGAAGACGCACTGATTGTTTATGATGATCTATCTAAGCAAGCGGTAGCTTACCGTCAGATCTCGCTACTACTTAAGCGTCCACCAGGCCGTGAAGCATTCCCAGGTGATGTATTCTACCTTCACTCTCGTCTACTAGAGCGTGCTGCTCGTGTAAGCGAAGAGTACGTAGAAAAGTTCACTAACGGTGAAGTGAAAGGTAAGACAGGTTCTCTAACTGCTCTTCCTATCATCGAAACACAAGCTGGTGACGTATCTGCATTCGTACCGACGAACGTAATCTCGATTACCGATGGTCAGATCTTCCTACAAACTGAGCTATTCAACGCGGGTGTACGTCCAGCTGTTGACCCAGGTATCTCAGTATCTCGTGTAGGTGGTTCAGCGCAGACTAAAATCATCAAGAAGCTATCTGGCGGTATCCGTACAGCTCTAGCACAGTACCGTGAACTTGCGGCATTCGCACAGTTCTCGTCTGACCTTGATGAAGCGACTAAGAAGCAGCTAGACCACGGTCAAAAAGTTACAGAACTAATGAAGCAGAAGCAGTACGCTCCAATGTCTGTATTTGACCAAGCACTAGTAATCTTCGCTGCAGAGCGTGGTTACCTTCAAGACGTAGAGCTTTCTAAGCTTCTAGACTTTGAAGCTGCTTTACTATCGTATGCTCGCAGTCACTATGCCGATCTTGCAACGCAGATCGACAAAACGGGTGTTTACAACAATGACATCGAAGCTGAGCTGAAGAAGCTTGCTGACGATTTCAAAGCAACCCAGACCTGGTAA
- the atpF gene encoding F0F1 ATP synthase subunit B produces the protein MNMNATLLGQAIAFSMFVWFCMKYVWPPIMQAIEERQKKIADGLQAAERAAKDLNLAQANASEQLKEAKRTATEVIDQANKRKAQILDEAREEAQAERQKILAQAEAELEAERKRARDDLRKQVATLAIAGAEKILERTIDQEVHKDVLDNITAKL, from the coding sequence GTGAATATGAACGCAACTCTGCTAGGTCAAGCGATTGCTTTTTCTATGTTTGTTTGGTTCTGCATGAAATATGTATGGCCACCAATCATGCAAGCAATTGAAGAGCGTCAGAAGAAAATTGCTGACGGTCTACAAGCAGCTGAACGTGCTGCTAAAGATTTGAACCTGGCACAAGCCAACGCTTCTGAACAACTGAAAGAAGCGAAGCGCACTGCAACTGAGGTTATTGATCAGGCAAATAAGCGTAAAGCACAAATTCTAGACGAAGCTCGTGAAGAAGCTCAGGCAGAACGCCAGAAGATTCTTGCTCAAGCTGAAGCTGAACTTGAAGCTGAACGTAAACGTGCACGTGATGACCTGCGCAAACAAGTCGCAACTCTGGCAATTGCTGGTGCTGAGAAAATCCTTGAACGTACTATCGACCAAGAAGTACACAAAGATGTTCTTGACAACATTACTGCAAAACTTTAA
- a CDS encoding F0F1 ATP synthase subunit epsilon, which translates to MAAITFHLDVVSAEKKLFSGLVETFQVTGSEGELGIFHGHTPLLTAIKPGMVRIVKQHGHEEIIYVSGGMVEVQPGTATVLADTAIRGEELDAAKAEEAKRKAVENIQNQHGDMDFAQAAGELAKAIAQLRVIELTKQRR; encoded by the coding sequence ATGGCAGCAATAACCTTTCATCTAGACGTAGTAAGTGCAGAGAAAAAACTTTTCTCTGGCCTTGTTGAGACGTTTCAGGTGACCGGTAGCGAAGGTGAACTTGGTATTTTCCATGGTCACACACCGCTGCTGACCGCTATCAAGCCTGGTATGGTGCGTATTGTTAAGCAGCACGGCCACGAAGAAATTATTTATGTTTCTGGTGGTATGGTAGAAGTTCAGCCTGGTACAGCGACTGTACTGGCTGATACAGCTATCCGTGGTGAAGAGCTAGACGCAGCAAAGGCGGAAGAAGCTAAGCGCAAGGCTGTGGAGAATATCCAAAATCAGCATGGCGACATGGACTTCGCACAAGCGGCCGGTGAACTGGCTAAAGCCATTGCTCAGTTACGAGTTATCGAACTGACAAAACAGCGTCGTTAA
- the atpD gene encoding F0F1 ATP synthase subunit beta has translation MATGKIVQIIGAVVDVEFPQGEVPRVYDALNVTESKERLVLEVQQQLGGGVVRAIVMGSSDGLRRGLTVENTGAPISVPVGTKTLGRIMNVLGDAIDECGEIGAEEHYAIHREAPSYEEQSNETALLETGVKVIDLVCPFAKGGKIGLFGGAGVGKTVNMMELINNIALQHSGLSVFAGVGERTREGNDFYFEMQEAGVVNVEKPEESKVAMVYGQMNEPPGNRLRVALTGLTMAERFRDEGRDVLLFVDNIYRYTLAGTEVSALLGRMPSAVGYQPTLAEEMGVLQERITSTKQGSITSVQAVYVPADDLTDPSPATTFAHLDATVVLNRNIAAMGLYPAIDPLDSTSRQLDPLVVGQEHYDIAQGVQRTLQRYKELKDIIAILGMDELSEEDKQVVSRARKIEKFLTQPYHVAEVFTGDPGVYVPLKETLRGFKGLLAGEYDDIPEQAFMYCGTIDEAIENAKKL, from the coding sequence ATGGCTACAGGTAAGATCGTACAGATCATCGGTGCAGTAGTCGACGTAGAGTTCCCACAGGGTGAAGTACCACGTGTATACGACGCTCTGAACGTTACTGAATCTAAAGAACGTCTAGTTCTTGAAGTTCAGCAACAACTTGGCGGTGGCGTAGTTCGCGCAATCGTAATGGGTAGCTCTGATGGTTTACGTCGTGGTTTGACAGTAGAAAATACTGGCGCGCCAATCTCAGTACCAGTAGGTACTAAGACCCTAGGTCGTATCATGAACGTTCTAGGTGACGCGATTGATGAGTGTGGTGAAATCGGTGCAGAAGAGCACTACGCAATTCACCGCGAAGCGCCTAGCTACGAAGAGCAGTCTAACGAGACAGCACTTCTAGAAACAGGTGTTAAAGTAATCGACTTGGTTTGTCCATTCGCTAAGGGTGGTAAAATCGGTCTATTCGGTGGTGCAGGTGTAGGTAAGACCGTTAACATGATGGAACTTATCAACAACATCGCACTTCAGCACTCTGGCCTATCTGTATTTGCAGGTGTAGGTGAGCGTACTCGTGAAGGTAACGATTTCTACTTTGAGATGCAGGAAGCAGGCGTTGTAAACGTTGAAAAACCTGAAGAATCTAAAGTAGCGATGGTTTACGGTCAGATGAACGAGCCACCAGGTAACCGTCTACGTGTTGCACTGACTGGTCTAACAATGGCAGAGCGTTTCCGTGACGAAGGTCGTGACGTTCTACTATTCGTAGATAACATCTACCGTTACACGCTTGCAGGTACTGAGGTATCAGCACTTCTAGGCCGTATGCCTTCTGCGGTAGGTTACCAACCTACACTAGCGGAAGAAATGGGTGTTCTACAAGAGCGTATCACGTCAACTAAGCAAGGCTCTATCACGTCTGTACAGGCGGTATACGTACCTGCGGATGACTTGACTGACCCATCTCCAGCAACAACGTTCGCGCACTTGGATGCAACGGTTGTACTTAACCGTAACATCGCAGCTATGGGTCTATACCCAGCGATCGACCCGCTAGATTCAACTTCACGTCAACTAGATCCACTAGTAGTTGGTCAAGAGCACTACGATATCGCTCAAGGTGTACAACGTACACTTCAGCGCTATAAAGAGCTTAAAGACATCATTGCTATTCTAGGTATGGACGAGCTATCTGAAGAAGATAAGCAAGTTGTATCTCGTGCTCGTAAGATTGAGAAGTTCCTAACTCAGCCTTACCACGTAGCGGAAGTATTTACAGGTGACCCAGGCGTTTACGTACCTCTTAAAGAGACTCTACGTGGCTTCAAAGGTCTACTAGCTGGTGAATACGATGACATTCCAGAGCAAGCGTTCATGTACTGCGGTACTATCGACGAAGCTATTGAGAATGCTAAGAAGCTATAA